A genomic segment from Leopardus geoffroyi isolate Oge1 chromosome A2, O.geoffroyi_Oge1_pat1.0, whole genome shotgun sequence encodes:
- the ARMC10 gene encoding armadillo repeat-containing protein 10, with the protein MGRSRHVGWVAAGLVLGAGACYCIYKLTRGQRQGDRGLRLRPSRSAEDLTDGSYDDILNVDQLQKLLYLLESTDDPIIIERALVTLGNNAAFSANQVIIRELGGIPIIGSKINNPNHSIKEKALNALNNLSVNVENQVKIKVYINQVCKDVLSGPLDSAVQLAGLRLLTNMTVTNDHQHMLHNYITDLFHVLLTGNGSTKVQVLKLLVNLSENPAMAEGLLGAQVDSSFLSLYDGHVAKEILLRVLTLFQNINNCCKKEGCSAMQPTFPKGSLFFLLYGEECAQKMRALVDHHDADVKEKVTVLPKF; encoded by the exons ATGGGCCGCTCCCGGCACGTGGGCTGGGTGGCGGCGGGCCTGGTCCTCGGGGCCGGCGCCTGCTACTGCATTTACAAGCTCACGCGGGGCCAGCGGCAAGGCGACCGCGGGCTTAGGCTGCGCCCCTCGCGCTCCGCAG AAGATTTAACTGATGGTTCATACGATGATATACTAAATGTTGACCAGCTTCAGAAACTCCTCTACCTGCTTGAGTCCACTGATGATCCTATAATTATCGAAAGAGCTTTGGTCACTCTGGGTAACAATGCAGCCTTTTCAGCTAACCAA gtcATTATTCGTGAATTGGGTGGTATTCCAATCATTGGAAGCAAAATCAACAATCCCAACCACAGTATTAAAGAGAAGGCTTTAAATGCACTGAATAACCTGAGTGTGAATGTTGAAAATCAAGTGAAGATAAAG GTATACATCAATCAAGTTTGTAAGGACGTCCTCTCTGGTCCCCTGGACTCTGCTGTGCAGCTGGCTGGACTGAGATTGTTAACAAACATGACAGTTACAAACGACCACCAGCACATGCTTCACAATTACATTACAGACCTGTTCCATGTGTTGCTTACAGGAAACGGAAGTACCAAG GTTCAAGTTTTGAAGCTGCTTGTGAATTTATCTGAAAATCCAGCCATGGCAGAAGGACTACTTGGTGCCCAA GTGGAttcatcatttctttccctttatgaCGGCCATGTGGCAAAGGAGATCCTTCTTCGGGTTCTTACGCTATTTCAGAATATAAATAACTGCTGCAAAAAAGAAGGCTGTTCGGCTATGCAGCCTACTTTCCCTAAAGGTTCACTGTTTTTCCTGTTATACGGAGAAGAATGTGCCCAGAAAATGAGAGCTTTAGTTGATCACCATGATGCAGACGTGAAGGAAAAGGTAACAGTATTACCAAAATTCTAA